In the genome of Achromobacter sp. MFA1 R4, the window CGGCTGATCGCGCCGCAGTTGCCCGGGCTGCTGCGCCGCCATCCGCGCCTGCAGGTGGTTCTCAGCGCCACCGACCGGGCCATCGATCTGGTGCAGGAAGGCGTGGATTGCGCGGTGCGTATCGGCGCCCTGCATGACAGCAGCCTGGTGGTGCGGCCGTTGGGCAGCATTTCGCTGATCAATTGCGCCAGTCCGGGGTACCTGCGCGAGCACGGCGAACCGCAGCGGCCGGAAGACCTGCTCGATGGTCACTGGGCGGTGGGCTATGCGTCGCCCAAGACCGGACGCGAGCTGCCCTGGGAAACCCAGCTGCCCGACGGCGGCGTGCGCGAGGACCCGGTGCGCAGCCGGGTGATCGTGAACAATGCCGAAAGCTATATCGCGTGCTGCCTATCGGGGCTGGGGCTGATCCAGATTCCGCGCTTCGACGTGCAGCATCTGCTGGATGCGGGCGAACTGGTGGAGGTCATGCCCACGGCGCGCGCGGCGTCCATGCCGGTGTCGTTGCTGTATCCCCATCGCCGCCAGCGGTCGCGGCGTCTGACCGCGTTTCAGGAGTGGTTTGAAGGCTTGATGGCGGCTTACGTGGACGCCTGAGCAGCGCGGACGGCAGCGCCGGTCCAAACCGGTGCGAAGACGCCCGTCCGCGGCGCATTAGTTGCACCAAAAGTGGGCACTCAAGGCATCGCCTGCCATCGCCTCCCCACGTTTGAACATGGCATGGAACTTGCATTGACTCTCTTTGTATACCGACTTGGTGTGCAACGCAGTGCCCGCCCGGGCATTGCGGGCCCTGGAGAGTTCCTCATGAAACGCAGAACCCTGTTGCTGTCCCTTTGCGCCGCCGCCAGCATCCTGGCCGCGCCCCTGTCGCACGCCGACGCGCTGGACGATATCGTCAAGGCGGGCGTGATCAAGATCGCCGTGCCGCAGGACTTCCCGCCGTTCGGTTCGGTGGGCGCCGACATGAAGCCGCTGGGCTATGACATCGACACCGCGCAGCTCATTGCCAAGCAGCTGGGCGTGAAGCTGGAACTGGTGCCGGTTACCAGCGCCAACCGGATCCCCTATCTGCAGACCAAGAAGGTGGACCTGGTGATCTCCAGCCTGGGCAAGAACGCCGAGCGCGAGAAGGCCATCGATTTCTCGGACGCCTACGCGCCGTTCTTCAATGGCGTGTTCGGCCCGGCCGACCTGAAGGTGGCGTCGGCCGCCGACCTGGCGGGCAAGACCATTGGCGTCACGCGCGGCGCGGTGGAAGACATCGAGCTGACCAAGATCGCGCCCGAGTCCGCCACGCTCAAGCGGTATGAGGACAACAACGGCACCATCACCGCCTTCCTGTCGGGCCAGGTGCCGCTGATCGCGACCGGCAACGTGGTCGCCGCCGCCATCCTGGCGCGCAATCCGCCCAAGAAGCCGGAGACGAAGTTCCTGATCAAGAATTCGCCGTGCTACATCGGCCTGAACAAGGACGAGCCCAAGCTGCGCGCCCGCGTGAACGACATCCTGGCCGCCGCCAAGCGCGACGGTTCGCTGTCGACGATCTCGCAGAAGTGGCTGGGCGCGGCGCTGCCCAAGGACCTGTAGGCTGGGCGCGGCCGTCATGGCTTACCAGTACGACTTTTCCTCGGTGTTCGAGTACACGCCGGTGCTGCTGAAAGGCATCGGCGTGACGATCGAACTGATCGCGTTCGGCGCGGTGGCGGGCGTGGCGCTCGGCATCGCCTGCGCATGGGTGCGCACGCAAGGCCCCGTGTGGCTGCGCGCGCCGGTCACCGCCTATATCGAGCTGATCCGGAACACGCCGTTCCTGATCCAGCTTTTCTTCGTGTTCTTCGGCCTGCCGTCGCTGGGTATCCAGCTTGGGGAAATGCAGGCCGCCTGCCTGGCGATGGCGCTGAACCTGGGCGCCTACAGCGCCGAGATCATCCGCGCCGGGATCGACGCCACGCCGCGCGGGCAGTACGAGGCCGGCGCCAGCCTCGCGCTGTCGCGCCTGCAGGTGTTCCGGCACATCGTGCTCAAGCCGGCGCTGATGCGCATCTGGCCCGCGCTGTCCTCGCAGATCGTCATCGTGATGCTGGGGTCGGCGGTGTGTTCGCAGATCGCGGCGGAGGACCTGACGTTTGCCGCGAACTTCATCCAGTCGCGCAACTTCCGCGCGTTCGAAGTCTATTTCGTGACCACCGGAATCTATCTGGCGCTGGCGGTGCTGCTGCGCCAGGTGCTGCGCATGACCGGCCGGCGCCTTTTCCGCAGGGCGGCAAGATGATCGAGTTCTCTACCTGGGACATCGTGCGCAATCTGCTGCTGGCGGCGCGCTGGACCATCGTGCTGTCGCTGGCAGCCTTTGCGGGCGGGGCGCTGATGGGCTTGCTGGCCCTGATGATGCGTACCTCGCGCGTGGCGCTGATGCGCCGCGCAAGCTGGGCCTATATCGAACTCTTCCAGGGCACGCCGCTGCTCATGCAGCTGTTCCTGGCGTTTTTCGGGCTGTCGCTGATCGGCGTGGAGGTGCCGCCGTGGCTGGCTGCGGGCGCGGCGCTGACGTTGTGGTCGGGCGCTTTCCTGGCGGAGATCTGGCGCGGCTGCGTGGAAGCCGTGCCCAAGGGGCAGTGGGAGGCGTCGGCGAGCCTGGCGCTGGGCTACGTCCAGCAGATGCGCTACGTGGTGCTGCCGCAGGCGCTGCGCATCGCGGTCGCGCCGACCGTGGGCTTTGCGGTGCAGATCGTCAAGAGCACCGCGCTCACCTCCATCATCGGCTTCACCGAACTGTCGAAGGCGGCCACGGTGATCACCAACGCCACCTTCAGTCCCTTCACCGTCTATGCCTGCGCGGCGCTGATCTACTTCGCGCTGTGCTGGCCCCTGTCGCGCCTTAGCCTCCGGCTGGAAAGGAAGTTGCATGCCCCTCATCGCCCTTGAAGACGTCCGCAAGAAATTCGG includes:
- a CDS encoding LysR family transcriptional regulator, whose product is MDRFDQYRVFAQVAAMGSFIKAAHALDAPRASVSAAIQQLESQLGVRLLHRTTRQVRLTADGEQLLERVLPLLADVEDIDQLFQASERQASGRLTIDVPSRVARRLIAPQLPGLLRRHPRLQVVLSATDRAIDLVQEGVDCAVRIGALHDSSLVVRPLGSISLINCASPGYLREHGEPQRPEDLLDGHWAVGYASPKTGRELPWETQLPDGGVREDPVRSRVIVNNAESYIACCLSGLGLIQIPRFDVQHLLDAGELVEVMPTARAASMPVSLLYPHRRQRSRRLTAFQEWFEGLMAAYVDA
- a CDS encoding transporter substrate-binding domain-containing protein, giving the protein MKRRTLLLSLCAAASILAAPLSHADALDDIVKAGVIKIAVPQDFPPFGSVGADMKPLGYDIDTAQLIAKQLGVKLELVPVTSANRIPYLQTKKVDLVISSLGKNAEREKAIDFSDAYAPFFNGVFGPADLKVASAADLAGKTIGVTRGAVEDIELTKIAPESATLKRYEDNNGTITAFLSGQVPLIATGNVVAAAILARNPPKKPETKFLIKNSPCYIGLNKDEPKLRARVNDILAAAKRDGSLSTISQKWLGAALPKDL
- a CDS encoding amino acid ABC transporter permease, which gives rise to MAYQYDFSSVFEYTPVLLKGIGVTIELIAFGAVAGVALGIACAWVRTQGPVWLRAPVTAYIELIRNTPFLIQLFFVFFGLPSLGIQLGEMQAACLAMALNLGAYSAEIIRAGIDATPRGQYEAGASLALSRLQVFRHIVLKPALMRIWPALSSQIVIVMLGSAVCSQIAAEDLTFAANFIQSRNFRAFEVYFVTTGIYLALAVLLRQVLRMTGRRLFRRAAR
- a CDS encoding amino acid ABC transporter permease, which gives rise to MIEFSTWDIVRNLLLAARWTIVLSLAAFAGGALMGLLALMMRTSRVALMRRASWAYIELFQGTPLLMQLFLAFFGLSLIGVEVPPWLAAGAALTLWSGAFLAEIWRGCVEAVPKGQWEASASLALGYVQQMRYVVLPQALRIAVAPTVGFAVQIVKSTALTSIIGFTELSKAATVITNATFSPFTVYACAALIYFALCWPLSRLSLRLERKLHAPHRP